The Chryseolinea soli genome contains a region encoding:
- a CDS encoding glycoside hydrolase family 97 protein, with amino-acid sequence MLLFIALSATAVAQKNYTLTSPAGAITLTVRVADSVYYSLAVKGTPVVTPSPIALITSHIPLGVNSHVTKQATRQVQETIVNAVPIKRKNIPDHYRELTLSFRENFALVFRAYDDGVAYRFATTFKDSLIVEKEIATFRFPGDATGYLPLVQKREKVDIFHTSFEEPYTVQPLTQFKHDQLAFNPVLVDGGARKVVITESDLLNYPGMFVRGTLQNGLRGDFAPYPAKEEIQDGEFRQWIVTARKNYIAKTQGTRSFPWRIIGLAEKDGDLLLNDMSYRLATPAKQTDWSWVTPGIGTDEWICGANLRGVDFKPGINTATYQHYIDFASRFGMQYVMLDAGWSDNNDLFKITPGLDLEAVAAYAKTKNIHIMLWTLAMTLDRQLEEAMVLFQKLDVKLILTDFMDRDDQKTVAFYQRMAEAAARHKIMIMFHGAFKGAGFERTYPNAISREAVLGSEYNIWSEKASPEHDLLIPFIRMVGGPMDYEPGFYKNANQQTFRPLRDMVMSQGTRCHQLAMFVAYDSPMQIFSGNPSDAWPEIAYTTYLASLPTAWDDTVVPDAKVGDYLVVARRKDNDWYLAAMTDWTPRTITVDLSFLNNGSYRAFTCEDGPNATKNSEDYRMGYALVDKNSKLTINMAPGGGYVVKLIKLNDARP; translated from the coding sequence TTGCTTCTCTTCATCGCCCTTTCGGCGACGGCCGTAGCCCAGAAAAATTATACGCTCACCTCTCCCGCTGGGGCCATCACATTGACGGTGCGCGTGGCCGATTCGGTTTATTATTCCTTGGCGGTGAAAGGAACTCCCGTCGTCACCCCCTCGCCCATCGCGCTGATCACTTCACATATCCCCTTGGGGGTTAACAGCCACGTAACAAAACAAGCCACACGGCAGGTGCAAGAGACCATCGTGAATGCCGTGCCGATCAAACGGAAAAATATTCCCGATCATTACCGTGAGCTCACGCTTTCGTTTCGCGAAAACTTTGCCCTCGTTTTTCGTGCCTACGATGATGGCGTGGCCTACCGGTTCGCCACCACCTTCAAGGATTCATTGATCGTGGAAAAAGAAATTGCCACGTTCCGTTTCCCGGGAGACGCTACGGGGTATCTGCCCCTGGTTCAAAAACGCGAGAAGGTCGATATTTTTCACACCAGTTTTGAAGAACCCTACACCGTTCAACCGCTCACACAATTCAAACACGATCAGCTAGCGTTTAATCCAGTTTTAGTTGATGGAGGCGCACGCAAAGTAGTGATCACCGAGTCGGATCTACTGAACTATCCCGGCATGTTTGTGCGGGGCACACTGCAAAATGGATTGCGAGGCGATTTTGCTCCGTATCCCGCCAAGGAAGAAATCCAGGATGGCGAGTTCAGGCAATGGATCGTGACGGCGCGCAAAAACTATATCGCCAAAACACAAGGCACACGCTCCTTTCCCTGGCGCATTATCGGACTGGCCGAAAAAGACGGCGACCTGTTGCTGAACGACATGTCTTATCGCCTGGCCACGCCGGCAAAGCAAACGGACTGGTCGTGGGTTACACCCGGGATCGGCACCGACGAGTGGATCTGCGGCGCCAACTTGCGCGGTGTGGATTTCAAACCGGGCATCAATACCGCTACTTATCAACACTACATCGACTTTGCCAGCCGGTTTGGGATGCAGTATGTGATGCTGGATGCGGGCTGGTCCGACAACAACGACCTGTTCAAGATCACACCGGGTCTCGACCTGGAAGCCGTGGCCGCGTATGCCAAAACAAAAAACATTCACATCATGCTGTGGACGTTGGCCATGACCCTCGATCGTCAACTCGAAGAAGCGATGGTCCTGTTTCAAAAGCTGGATGTAAAATTGATCCTCACCGATTTCATGGATCGCGACGATCAAAAGACGGTGGCCTTCTATCAACGCATGGCCGAGGCGGCGGCGCGGCATAAGATCATGATCATGTTTCATGGCGCCTTCAAGGGTGCTGGCTTCGAGCGCACGTATCCCAATGCTATTTCGCGGGAGGCCGTGCTGGGTTCGGAGTACAACATTTGGAGTGAAAAAGCCTCGCCGGAACACGACCTGCTCATTCCCTTTATCCGCATGGTGGGCGGGCCGATGGATTATGAGCCGGGGTTCTATAAAAATGCCAATCAACAAACGTTCCGCCCCTTGCGCGACATGGTGATGTCGCAAGGCACGCGGTGTCACCAGTTGGCCATGTTTGTGGCCTATGACAGCCCGATGCAAATTTTTTCGGGCAACCCGTCCGATGCCTGGCCCGAGATTGCCTACACCACCTACCTGGCCTCGCTGCCCACCGCATGGGACGACACGGTCGTGCCCGATGCCAAGGTGGGCGACTACCTGGTGGTGGCGAGGCGAAAAGACAACGACTGGTACCTGGCGGCGATGACCGACTGGACGCCACGAACGATAACCGTCGACCTTTCGTTCTTGAACAACGGGAGTTATCGCGCGTTTACGTGTGAAGACGGCCCGAATGCCACTAAAAACAGTGAGGACTATCGCATGGGATATGCCTTGGTGGATAAAAACTCAAAACTCACGATCAACATGGCCCCGGGTGGCGGCTATGTGGTGAAGCTGATAAAATTGAATGATGCCCGGCCCTGA
- a CDS encoding 5' nucleotidase, NT5C type has protein sequence MKRLIVDMDDVIADATGQILHYYEQEFGVRVPRESLNNKEELEGFPDHHEKIQQFLYRENFFRTMTPHLDSREVMAELNKKYELFIVSAAMEFPQSLPEKLAWLNEYFPFLTWKQIVFCGSKAVVHGDYMIDDLPHNLERFNGEKFIYTAPHNMHIHLYNRLNSWKEVGDRLL, from the coding sequence ATGAAACGACTTATTGTTGACATGGACGATGTTATTGCCGATGCCACCGGCCAGATCCTCCACTATTACGAACAGGAATTTGGCGTGCGCGTGCCCCGCGAAAGCCTCAATAACAAAGAAGAACTGGAAGGCTTTCCCGACCACCACGAAAAGATCCAACAATTTCTCTACCGTGAAAATTTTTTTCGCACCATGACCCCCCATCTCGACAGCCGCGAGGTGATGGCCGAACTAAACAAGAAATACGAATTGTTCATCGTGTCGGCGGCCATGGAATTTCCCCAGTCCCTTCCCGAAAAACTGGCGTGGCTGAACGAATATTTCCCGTTCCTCACCTGGAAACAAATTGTTTTCTGCGGAAGCAAAGCGGTAGTACACGGCGACTATATGATCGACGACCTGCCCCACAACCTGGAACGCTTCAATGGCGAAAAGTTTATCTACACCGCACCCCACAACATGCACATCCACCTCTACAACCGGTTGAACAGCTGGAAGGAAGTGGGCGACCGGTTGCTTTAG
- the ygiD gene encoding 4,5-DOPA dioxygenase extradiol, which produces MNALTDLKNFSDTLPVQDRKMPALFIGHGSPMNGIEDNAFSQRWATMGKEIPTPQAVLVVSAHWLTRGTAITAMANPQTIHDFGGFPQALFDVQYPAPGHPKLAEETAALIKKTKVHLDHDWGLDHGSWSVVKNMYPDANIPVLQLSIDYNKSAQYHYDLATELAALRKKGVLIIGSGNMVHNLRILDWNKPDGGYDWADEMNQTFKRLISENNHQALINFQDLGKAAALSIPTPDHYLPLLYTLGVKDKHDALSFFNDKTTMGSISMTSVKLD; this is translated from the coding sequence ATGAATGCTTTAACCGATCTCAAAAATTTTAGCGATACGTTGCCCGTTCAGGATCGAAAGATGCCGGCCCTCTTTATTGGACACGGCAGCCCCATGAACGGCATTGAAGACAACGCGTTCAGCCAACGCTGGGCCACCATGGGGAAGGAAATCCCAACGCCGCAGGCGGTGCTCGTGGTCTCCGCACACTGGCTCACGCGCGGCACGGCCATCACGGCCATGGCCAATCCCCAAACCATCCACGACTTTGGTGGTTTCCCTCAAGCCTTATTTGACGTGCAATATCCTGCACCCGGCCATCCCAAGCTGGCGGAAGAGACGGCTGCGCTGATCAAGAAAACGAAAGTTCACCTGGATCACGACTGGGGTCTCGACCACGGCAGTTGGTCGGTGGTGAAGAATATGTATCCGGACGCCAACATTCCCGTGCTTCAATTAAGCATCGACTACAACAAAAGCGCACAATACCATTATGACCTGGCTACCGAACTTGCCGCCCTGCGCAAAAAAGGCGTGCTCATCATCGGCAGCGGCAACATGGTGCACAACCTGCGCATTCTCGACTGGAACAAACCCGATGGAGGTTACGATTGGGCTGATGAGATGAACCAGACGTTCAAGCGATTGATTTCAGAAAACAATCACCAGGCGCTCATCAATTTTCAGGACCTGGGCAAGGCCGCGGCGTTGTCCATCCCAACCCCGGATCATTACCTGCCGTTACTCTACACGCTGGGTGTGAAAGACAAACACGATGCCCTGTCGTTCTTTAACGACAAGACCACGATGGGTTCGATTTCCATGACCTCGGTCAAGCTGGATTAA
- a CDS encoding YceI family protein, with protein MSTWKLDPNHSEVKFKVKHLVVSTISGNFNTFSATVDSSKEDFTDAKVTFEAIVDSIDTKNGQRDGHLKSPDFFDAANHPAITFVSKSFKKKSGNNYELNGDLTIRGTTKEVALAVEYNGTVKGFGGSFDVAAFEITGKINRKEFGLNWSALTETGGIVVGDDVKIEVLAEFVKA; from the coding sequence ATGTCGACCTGGAAACTTGATCCCAACCACTCGGAAGTGAAATTCAAAGTAAAACACTTAGTGGTATCCACCATTTCTGGAAACTTTAACACTTTTTCGGCTACTGTTGACAGCAGCAAGGAAGATTTTACAGACGCCAAAGTGACGTTCGAAGCTATCGTAGACAGCATCGACACGAAAAACGGTCAACGCGATGGTCACTTGAAATCGCCTGATTTCTTTGACGCCGCCAACCACCCTGCGATCACTTTCGTATCGAAATCATTCAAAAAGAAATCCGGCAACAACTACGAGCTGAACGGCGATCTGACCATTCGCGGCACCACGAAAGAAGTGGCCTTGGCTGTAGAATATAACGGCACTGTGAAAGGCTTTGGCGGTAGCTTCGATGTCGCTGCCTTTGAAATCACCGGCAAGATCAACCGCAAAGAATTCGGTTTGAATTGGAGCGCCCTCACGGAAACCGGCGGCATCGTGGTAGGTGACGACGTGAAAATTGAAGTACTCGCCGAGTTCGTGAAAGCATAA
- a CDS encoding VWA domain-containing protein encodes MRYRLLSIIMLLAAPALGQVITQAQQKALNAYVDYANQSAEEVTAVVKSIMNYYPEMHREKRFSTPRYVCPVQLEDYYLKTARDLTKSIPPNDASNLTAQLNALREASEQIDTKCKELDTYHKLEDYKQDNFEKANQIILALQDLVGQYAQKQRDLANGLEVTFRKLNRYIAANPYHKTDQMMLQQIAREKSFIDTWTFNLDESVHSGWPVDKLEKSIADTDAQLKTFSAYKPALKYPASSMYPSFQEAMGDMLEVKRNGLDGYNFEAKKSDRHSNQVYLDLINYYNGVLVSNYNTFMDFAAGDYNGLKAFKYVPAFGVRAQPKSDGVSVKPFDDIKHPNFVPPKQKTAIGKPAFDALNNYIDFINEGERQLRYIHMVLRNLNSSAAYYETLDSFAGHGGLSYDYKDYQVPLSLFQKTVSESESLPANFAKVLNDQASVLLGILKEMDQQSASLQMDVSGKQYEKDHLKNIFSILDRNKTLYDIFDAKKEQLYNDVRSVYESYPPADPANSWYVSGRALQSLIDTDHEQLFIAKARYQGDSSAQLATAKLNQQVRDVLAKEYANMKGIEKYGRNNGLCPYTPYEDMPQSSKALSELLTKFRQPKGGNYEHPYHDMVYQYNDAIDDLNKFSELSKTIFLLRGVKQPEFFEVTHSDKKAENKTPDANGAPAVGTVATGKSNAPATPPSSSTNTAAKTKSAPPKTKVLHDTIYIEKRDTIYLGAPGENLRSMEGYASNNMILLLDVSGSMNTPEKLPLLKASVLDLLSMMRQEDEVSIIAFSGKPKVLLEGASFKEDEKIKKAINDLKSAGKTDGNAGIKLAYKVADDNYIRGGNNRIILATDGEFALSEESLQLIEKFSKEDIYLSVFNFGKGMGSSKSLERFAALGKGNYEYISKENVDYKLIREAKAKRKK; translated from the coding sequence ATGCGCTACCGGCTTCTCTCTATTATAATGCTTTTGGCCGCCCCGGCACTTGGGCAGGTGATCACCCAGGCCCAGCAAAAAGCCTTGAATGCCTATGTGGACTATGCCAACCAATCGGCGGAGGAAGTAACGGCGGTTGTGAAAAGCATTATGAACTATTATCCGGAGATGCACCGCGAAAAAAGGTTTTCGACCCCGCGCTATGTCTGCCCGGTCCAGTTGGAAGACTATTATTTGAAAACAGCCCGGGACCTCACCAAATCCATCCCGCCCAACGATGCATCCAACCTCACGGCACAACTGAACGCCTTGCGCGAAGCTTCCGAACAAATCGACACCAAGTGCAAGGAGCTGGACACCTATCACAAGTTGGAAGACTATAAACAAGACAATTTTGAAAAAGCGAACCAGATCATTCTGGCGCTGCAAGACTTGGTAGGACAATATGCGCAGAAGCAACGTGATCTGGCCAATGGGTTGGAAGTCACCTTTCGAAAACTCAATCGCTATATCGCCGCGAATCCGTATCACAAAACGGATCAGATGATGCTCCAACAGATCGCCCGCGAAAAATCTTTCATCGACACCTGGACGTTCAACCTGGATGAGTCGGTGCATTCCGGCTGGCCCGTAGATAAGCTGGAGAAAAGCATTGCCGATACCGATGCACAACTCAAAACATTCAGCGCCTACAAACCCGCTCTGAAATATCCGGCCTCGAGCATGTATCCATCTTTCCAGGAAGCCATGGGCGACATGCTGGAAGTGAAACGCAACGGATTGGACGGCTATAACTTCGAAGCCAAAAAATCGGATCGCCACAGCAACCAGGTATACCTGGACCTCATCAACTATTACAACGGTGTGCTGGTGTCGAACTACAATACGTTTATGGATTTCGCCGCGGGCGACTATAATGGTCTGAAGGCTTTCAAATATGTGCCGGCCTTTGGCGTCCGCGCGCAGCCGAAATCAGACGGCGTCAGCGTAAAGCCATTCGACGACATCAAGCATCCCAACTTTGTCCCGCCAAAACAAAAGACGGCGATCGGCAAGCCGGCGTTTGATGCACTGAACAACTATATCGATTTTATTAATGAAGGCGAACGCCAACTGCGCTATATACACATGGTGCTGCGAAATTTAAACTCAAGCGCGGCCTATTACGAGACACTCGACTCGTTTGCCGGTCACGGCGGCTTGTCGTATGACTACAAAGATTACCAGGTGCCGTTATCACTCTTTCAAAAGACGGTTTCCGAAAGCGAGTCTCTCCCCGCAAACTTTGCCAAAGTGCTGAACGACCAGGCATCGGTGTTGCTCGGCATCCTGAAAGAAATGGATCAGCAAAGTGCCTCGCTGCAAATGGACGTTTCGGGGAAACAATATGAGAAAGACCACCTGAAAAACATTTTTAGTATTCTCGACAGAAATAAAACCCTGTACGATATTTTCGACGCCAAGAAAGAGCAGTTGTATAATGACGTGCGCAGCGTGTACGAATCCTATCCGCCTGCGGACCCCGCGAATTCGTGGTACGTTTCGGGGCGTGCGCTGCAAAGCCTCATCGACACCGACCATGAGCAACTGTTCATCGCCAAGGCCCGCTACCAGGGCGACTCCAGTGCCCAACTCGCCACAGCAAAGCTCAATCAGCAAGTGCGCGACGTGCTCGCAAAGGAATATGCCAACATGAAGGGTATCGAGAAATATGGGCGCAACAACGGTCTTTGTCCATATACGCCCTACGAGGACATGCCACAATCTTCGAAAGCCCTCAGCGAGCTGCTCACGAAATTCAGACAACCCAAAGGCGGCAACTACGAACACCCTTATCACGACATGGTGTATCAATACAACGACGCCATCGACGACCTCAACAAATTCAGCGAGCTCTCCAAAACGATTTTTTTACTGCGTGGCGTAAAACAACCGGAATTTTTCGAGGTGACGCACAGCGATAAAAAAGCAGAAAACAAAACGCCCGATGCCAACGGGGCGCCGGCCGTGGGTACCGTGGCGACAGGGAAGAGCAATGCACCGGCCACCCCACCGAGTTCCAGCACCAACACGGCGGCCAAAACCAAGAGCGCTCCACCCAAAACCAAGGTGTTGCACGACACGATCTACATCGAGAAGCGCGACACGATCTACCTGGGCGCCCCGGGAGAGAACCTGCGTTCGATGGAAGGCTATGCCTCCAACAACATGATCCTGCTGCTGGATGTCTCGGGTTCCATGAACACACCGGAAAAGCTCCCACTGCTAAAAGCATCCGTACTCGACCTGCTTTCCATGATGCGCCAGGAAGACGAAGTATCCATCATCGCTTTCTCGGGCAAACCGAAAGTATTGCTGGAGGGCGCCTCGTTCAAGGAAGACGAAAAGATCAAAAAAGCCATCAACGACTTGAAATCGGCGGGCAAAACCGATGGCAATGCCGGCATAAAGCTGGCCTATAAAGTAGCCGACGATAATTATATCCGCGGCGGCAACAACCGCATCATCCTGGCCACGGACGGCGAGTTCGCCCTCAGTGAAGAGTCGCTCCAACTGATTGAAAAGTTCTCCAAAGAAGACATCTATCTCTCCGTTTTCAACTTTGGAAAAGGCATGGGCTCCTCCAAAAGCCTGGAGCGATTCGCCGCCTTGGGCAAAGGCAACTACGAATACATCTCCAAAGAGAACGTAGATTACAAACTCATCCGTGAAGCCAAAGCCAAACGGAAAAAGTAG
- a CDS encoding RNA polymerase sigma factor encodes MNIEAFQNRVLPAKNKLFRFALRFLGNEEEAKDVVQEVFIRVWNGREQMNEVQNWEAWCMRITKNLSLDRIRTLARKQTHPLETGYDVRQETLSPHESTEIQESMNRVSQFIAALPEKQRQVIHLRDVEGYSYNEICEILELDMNQVKVNLFRARNAVREKLMKINAYGL; translated from the coding sequence ATGAACATCGAAGCTTTTCAAAACCGGGTATTACCTGCTAAAAACAAGCTTTTTCGCTTCGCCCTCCGCTTTTTAGGCAACGAGGAAGAAGCCAAAGACGTGGTGCAGGAAGTCTTTATCCGGGTGTGGAATGGACGCGAGCAGATGAACGAAGTGCAGAACTGGGAGGCGTGGTGCATGCGCATCACCAAAAACCTCTCCCTCGACCGCATCCGCACCCTGGCCCGCAAACAGACCCACCCCTTGGAAACCGGCTACGATGTCCGCCAGGAAACTTTGTCACCCCATGAATCAACCGAAATACAGGAGAGCATGAACCGGGTAAGTCAATTTATAGCGGCCCTGCCCGAGAAGCAGCGCCAAGTGATACACCTCCGCGATGTGGAAGGGTATAGCTACAACGAGATCTGCGAGATCCTGGAACTGGACATGAACCAGGTGAAAGTGAACCTGTTCAGAGCACGGAATGCCGTGCGTGAAAAATTGATGAAGATAAACGCGTATGGACTCTAA
- a CDS encoding DUF4252 domain-containing protein, giving the protein MKKIIAAVVLMLVATGGFAQDAISKFFSKYQADETFSQVTVSSKMFGLFTNMEADTPEDKEVLNAISKLKGLRILAKEDARNARELYKEAFTLIPMKDYEELLSVRDKDKDMKFLIKESGGKISELIMIMGGTKDFMVMTLFGEIDLKQVSRIGKKMNVEGLEKLEKMNQPDKSDKQPEKKN; this is encoded by the coding sequence ATGAAAAAGATAATCGCAGCAGTGGTTTTGATGTTGGTAGCGACAGGCGGATTTGCACAGGATGCCATATCGAAATTCTTTAGTAAATACCAGGCCGACGAAACCTTCAGCCAGGTGACCGTCTCCAGCAAAATGTTCGGCCTCTTCACCAACATGGAAGCCGACACGCCCGAAGACAAGGAAGTGTTGAACGCCATCAGCAAATTGAAAGGCCTGCGCATCCTGGCCAAGGAAGATGCCCGCAACGCACGCGAACTCTACAAGGAAGCCTTCACGCTCATTCCCATGAAAGACTATGAAGAACTTCTGTCGGTTCGCGACAAAGACAAAGACATGAAATTCCTCATCAAGGAATCGGGTGGAAAGATCTCCGAACTGATCATGATCATGGGAGGTACAAAAGACTTTATGGTGATGACGCTCTTTGGCGAAATAGACCTGAAGCAAGTTTCCCGCATCGGCAAAAAGATGAACGTCGAAGGATTGGAGAAACTGGAGAAAATGAATCAGCCCGACAAATCGGACAAGCAACCCGAGAAGAAGAATTAA
- a CDS encoding DUF4252 domain-containing protein yields MKTFIASVILTGLISTSLAQSTSFTTFREKFIGEEDVHHFSINGFFTRMILRIATEDEFNKAVKEVKNIRLVTVPKAAFEKQKVTVDGFKHELSKDAFEELAHAKEQGKNITLYIQSTLKHDNRYMVLIDEPYVVTLVEFRGKVDPDVLLKNGPLSFNKPQ; encoded by the coding sequence ATGAAAACATTCATAGCCTCCGTCATCCTGACCGGTCTCATCAGCACCAGCCTGGCCCAAAGCACCAGCTTCACCACCTTCCGCGAAAAATTTATTGGTGAAGAGGACGTTCACCATTTTAGCATCAACGGATTTTTTACCCGCATGATCCTGCGCATCGCCACCGAAGACGAGTTTAATAAAGCGGTGAAGGAAGTTAAGAACATCCGGCTGGTCACGGTACCCAAAGCTGCATTCGAAAAACAGAAGGTGACCGTCGATGGCTTCAAACATGAATTGAGCAAAGACGCCTTCGAAGAATTGGCCCATGCGAAGGAACAAGGAAAAAATATTACCCTCTATATTCAGTCAACCTTAAAGCACGACAACCGTTACATGGTATTAATAGACGAGCCCTATGTAGTAACGCTCGTCGAGTTCAGGGGTAAAGTAGACCCCGATGTCCTGTTAAAGAACGGACCTTTATCATTCAATAAACCCCAGTAA
- a CDS encoding DUF4252 domain-containing protein: MRPKFVAGLVFAMMLSIASLYGQTKTTEALHKQNQDALSLFFYNNTLRMLNQGDDKDFDALIKDIEKMKFLMIEKSASFGATQYKKLVANYKAESFEEIMTSRYQGRNFDVFLKEQSGKTQGMVVTVNDSTNLFVLDIVGSIALDKVTTLFKQLDESADIGKKIRDFAKKD; the protein is encoded by the coding sequence ATGCGCCCGAAGTTTGTAGCCGGTTTGGTATTTGCCATGATGCTTTCCATAGCGTCGCTCTACGGTCAAACCAAAACCACCGAAGCCTTACACAAGCAAAACCAGGACGCTCTTTCGCTGTTCTTTTACAACAACACCTTGCGCATGCTCAACCAGGGCGACGACAAGGATTTTGACGCGCTCATCAAGGACATCGAGAAAATGAAATTTCTTATGATCGAGAAGAGCGCCAGCTTTGGCGCAACCCAATACAAAAAGCTGGTGGCCAACTACAAGGCCGAGTCGTTCGAAGAGATCATGACCAGCCGTTACCAAGGGAGGAACTTCGATGTTTTCCTCAAGGAACAAAGCGGCAAAACGCAAGGCATGGTCGTGACCGTGAACGACTCCACCAACCTCTTTGTGCTCGACATCGTGGGCAGCATCGCGCTCGACAAGGTTACCACGCTGTTCAAGCAGCTGGATGAAAGTGCCGACATTGGAAAGAAGATCAGAGACTTCGCGAAAAAGGATTAA
- a CDS encoding ABC transporter ATP-binding protein, translating to MKTVLSIKGLTKDFGRLRAVNQLNLEVQQGQVFGMLGPNGSGKTTTLGMLMGVINPTGGEFTWFGEPPTHTLRKKIGAVLEHPIFYPYLSGQKNLELNAMIKECPTDNIAKVLDLVELSGRKDDKYKTYSLGMKQRLAIASALLNEPTVLILDEPTNGLDPMGIAEIRELTKKIAASGKTIILASHLLDEVQKVCTHFAVLKKGNLIHTGPVDDVGRGSETVEVQADVANLSELLLDFSGTASINRENGYFQVTLRDDFHGKDLNRFLFDKGVVASHLVTKKKSLEKMFLEILSEH from the coding sequence TTGAAAACAGTTCTCTCCATCAAAGGACTCACCAAAGATTTCGGACGCCTCCGTGCCGTGAACCAGCTCAACCTGGAGGTGCAACAAGGACAAGTCTTCGGTATGCTGGGCCCCAACGGCAGCGGCAAAACCACTACGTTGGGCATGCTCATGGGAGTTATAAATCCCACCGGAGGAGAGTTCACCTGGTTTGGTGAACCGCCTACCCATACCCTTCGAAAAAAGATCGGCGCGGTGTTGGAGCATCCGATCTTTTATCCCTACCTCAGCGGGCAAAAAAATCTTGAGCTGAACGCCATGATCAAAGAATGCCCCACCGACAACATCGCCAAAGTGCTGGACTTGGTGGAGCTCTCCGGAAGAAAGGACGACAAGTATAAAACCTATTCCCTGGGCATGAAGCAACGCCTGGCGATTGCGTCGGCATTGTTGAACGAACCCACCGTGCTGATCCTCGATGAACCCACCAACGGTCTCGACCCGATGGGCATCGCCGAAATTCGCGAGCTCACGAAGAAGATCGCGGCCAGCGGTAAGACCATTATCCTGGCGAGTCACTTGTTGGATGAAGTACAGAAAGTATGCACACACTTCGCCGTGCTCAAAAAAGGCAACCTCATTCACACCGGCCCGGTCGATGACGTGGGCAGAGGCTCGGAGACCGTGGAGGTTCAGGCAGACGTGGCGAACCTGAGCGAACTGCTATTGGATTTTTCGGGCACCGCATCGATCAACCGCGAGAACGGATATTTCCAGGTAACGCTGCGCGACGATTTTCATGGCAAAGACCTCAACCGCTTTTTGTTCGACAAAGGCGTGGTGGCCAGTCACCTGGTCACGAAGAAGAAGAGTCTCGAGAAAATGTTTTTGGAAATACTTTCAGAACACTAA
- a CDS encoding ABC transporter permease, giving the protein MLLHLLKIDLKKLTSYRTFWVVCGLYFITIGFSTASGMEFLKWLASLIEGFGQKINIDRIPLYHFPDVWLNLVWWSGFFKVLLGIMTVISITNEYTYRTLRQNVIDGLSRWEFLLTKILTNFLLSVLSVVLIFFIALITGFIYTPEINWSYVFTDLEFYPAYLLEVFSYLSYALMLGILVQRSGLTIILLLLSHLLEFIVKTNIDDYMPWIIPFFPMESISALIKMPLYRYAFQEIQDYVDPLSVAVAFAWMVAFNYFSYLKLKRSDL; this is encoded by the coding sequence ATGCTGCTACACCTGCTCAAAATAGATCTCAAGAAGCTCACCAGCTACAGAACGTTCTGGGTTGTGTGTGGCTTGTATTTTATCACGATCGGATTTTCCACCGCCAGCGGCATGGAGTTTTTGAAATGGCTGGCCAGCCTCATCGAAGGCTTCGGACAAAAGATCAACATCGATCGCATTCCGCTGTATCACTTTCCCGATGTGTGGCTGAACCTGGTGTGGTGGAGCGGCTTTTTCAAAGTGCTGCTGGGCATCATGACCGTAATCTCCATTACGAATGAATACACCTATCGCACGTTGCGTCAAAACGTGATCGACGGTTTGAGCCGGTGGGAATTTTTGTTGACGAAAATCCTGACCAATTTCTTACTGAGCGTGCTCAGCGTCGTACTCATTTTTTTCATCGCGCTCATCACGGGATTTATCTATACGCCCGAGATCAATTGGAGCTATGTGTTTACCGATCTCGAATTTTACCCGGCCTACCTGCTGGAGGTTTTTTCCTATCTCTCCTATGCATTGATGCTGGGTATATTGGTGCAACGCTCGGGGCTTACCATCATCTTGTTGTTGCTTTCTCATTTACTGGAGTTCATCGTTAAGACCAACATCGACGACTATATGCCGTGGATTATTCCGTTTTTTCCGATGGAATCCATCAGCGCGCTGATAAAGATGCCGTTATATCGATATGCGTTCCAGGAGATCCAAGACTACGTAGATCCCCTGTCCGTTGCGGTTGCATTTGCATGGATGGTCGCCTTCAATTATTTCAGTTACCTGAAGCTGAAGCGCTCGGATTTGTAA